The genomic stretch GCTATATTATTATATTTTTTTGATAACTCTCTTGTTGCTAATATTACTTCCTGCACTTTGCTGCTCCTCTCTATTCTTTCTCTTAATTCCTCCATTGGAAAACTGTCTTGTTTACAGCAATCAGTATACTTATCTGATTTAAACAAGTACTTAAAAAAGTTTAAAGAAAGTATAAAGATGCAAATAATGATACTCTTTCTTTATAAAGCAGTGTCCAGTTTAAATCCAATACCCCAAACAGTTTTAATATAAGAATCCTCATCAAAGTCTTTGATTTTCTTACGTATATTGCTTATATGGACATTAATAGTATTGTCTTCTCCATAATATCCACTCTTCCAGATATCCTGATACAGCTGCTCTTTTGTAAAAACCCTTTCCGGATACTTTAGTAACAGATATAGAATTTCATATTCATGAGAAGTAAGTCCGATAAGATTTCCTTTTACAAAAACTTCCCTGGAAACAGGTCTCATTGTCAGTTGTTTAAACGAAATCTCATTCCTCCCTGGAACCTTATCCGCAAAATCTCTGCTCCTCCTAAGAAGAGCATCCACCCTGGCAAGAACCTCCTCTCTCTCAAAAGGTTTTACAAGATAATCATCCGCTCCGGATTTTAACAGCTTGACTTTATCTTCCAAGGCACTCTTAGCCGAAATAATCATAATAGGAATAAAAGAAGATTTTCTGATATCAGCAACAAGTTCCTCTCCGTTTATACCAGGAAGCATCAAATCCAGCAGAATTAAGTCAAAGGTCTTCACCGACAGCAGAAGCTTCGCCTCCGAGCCAGAAAAGGCAGCCGTCGTCTCATAATTCACTTTCTCAAGATATCTGCATAAAATCCTGTTAATATCCGCATCGTCCTCAACCACTAAAATATGTGCCATCTATGTATCCTCCCAAAATTACCAATTACCCAAATATATATAAATATTGTTTGTAAATCTTACTACTATAATTACAAATCATAGTATTTATGATTAATCCATTCTTCTAAACCTATATATCAAATTCATCTTTATCTTTTTCCTTATAAACACCAGGTTCATTTAAACTCAGTTTTAATTGCTTTTTTTACAATTCCTCTAGCATACAAGAAATCTGATTAGCTAACCTACTCCACCAAAATAATCCGTTTCAATGTAAGCAATTTTTCCATTTCCTGATTTCTGGGCTAAAATCTCGTAACAGACTTACATATAACCTATAACCAGATGTAGCATATAACCGGATGTAATATATAACCAGATGATTTAAAGCTCTGTTTAAGAATTTTGTATTGAGAGGTTCCATATGACACTTAAGCTGCAGAAACTGTGAAAAGGTGCAACAGTGCCACTGTCTGAGCTCAAAAACCTGCCGCGACCACAAAGCAGCAGCGAGTTTGGCACTGTTGTACCTGCTATGAACAGTTTCTGCAGCTTTAGTGGAATATGGGTTCTCGAATAACAAAATGATTAAACAGAGCTTTAAATCATCGTCCACTGCCACAACCTATATCATTTCACACACAAAAAAGTGCAATTCCATCCTCTATTCCGTCTGATAAACATCCTCATACAAATGAAATCCATCTTTAATAACTGTTTCATCAATATTATCCTTCGTCACAGCCTGAACCCCTATATAAATATAAGGAATCTTGTAATTCCCATCATCAATATAACCATCACTCTGAATCTCATCCCCATTCTTAAGAGCAATACAGACCTCAACTGTTTTCTCCACCAGATCCTTTATGGGCTTATAGACAGTAAGTGCCTGCTTCCCTGTAACAATCCTCTGGCAGGCAACCAGATCTGCATCCTGGCCGGTAACCTGCACCTGTTCCGCTATCTGCGCCTCAGATAGCGCATCGATGACGCCCCAGGCCAGAGAATCATTACCACAGATTACTGCCTTTACTCTATCTTTATAGCTTTTCAGCTCTTCTCTCATAAAATCATAAGCACTTTCTCTGATCCAGCCGTCTATCCAGGTCTGATCCAGAATTTCAATATCACCTTTGTCAATAAAGGGCTGCAATACAGACATAGCTCCTTCATAAAGCATCTTGCTGTTGCTGTCATTTTCAGAACCGCCAAGAATAATATAGCCGCCCCGGGGAACATTTTCCGTCAGATATTCTGCCATGATCTGTCCAACCTGATGATTATCAAAGGAAATATAGACATCCACATTACTGTTTGACACCAGTCTGTCATAAGAAATAACAGGTACTTTCTCCTCTTTGGCAGCTTTTACACATTTCGCTTCTGAAACACTGTCGTTTGGTGCTATTACAAGTACGTCAATGCCTTGGCTTAGCATGGTCTTAACCTGCTCATACTGCAAGTCTGAATCCTTATTGGCATTATTTACGATTACTTCGATGCCTTCCTGCTCGGCTTTCGATATGAAGATATCCCTGTCCCTGATCCATCTGTCTTCCATCAATGTTCCAAGAGAAAATCCAACCACGATTTTATCATCCTTTTCAGGCCGTATGTCCTTCTCCGTTCGCTTTTCACATCCTGTTGCTGACACCAATACCATTAAACCAAGGATAAAACTTAAAGCTCTTCCCCATAAGCGCTTCTTCATATCCCTCTACCTCCTCTTTAATTCCCGAACAGTTTTTTATATTCTGTGGGTGTAACACCGGTTACCTTTTTGAAGATCTTTGAAAAATAGTTCGGTTCCATATAACCCGTCATATAGCAGACATCCTTAATGGAATATTCGTCCTTACGCAGCAATTCCTTTGCCTTATCCATACGAATTTCCGTCAGTCTGTCGCTGAAATTTATGCCGGCCTCTTCTTTATAGAACCTGCTGAAATAATAAGGGCTCAAATTAACTTCTCTGGCTACCTCCTCTAATGAAATCTCTCTTCCGAAATACTGCTCCATATATCGGTTTGCCTTTTCAATTATGGTATTTGCCTTAAGCTGTCTTCCTTCTGCCAGTCGCTTAACTGTACGTTCCAGGAAACCTCTGCTGATTGCGTAAAGTGCTTCCTTTTGTTCCGTTCCAATAATCTCTTTTAATACATCATAATAATTACCGGCTGCATTTTTCCAACGGGCAGCAAAACCTGTTACCAGTCCAATCATACTGTTTTTGATATTTTCAAAGCTCATGGAATTATCCCTGGTCATCCGGTTAAAGACCTCTTCAAAGGTTACCAGCACACCCTCTTCTTCCTGCTCTGCTGCATGAAGATAGATTTCATCCAATTGTTCCTCATAATCACTCTCTGAATACTCAACCCTGTCCAGAATATCATCTACATGGAGAATCTGTGCTTCTTTGCTTTCTTTTTCACCGGTTAAAACCCCAAGGGCAAACAGGGATTCCTGATAGGATTTTCTGGCTTCCTCGATAGAGCTGTAATAGCGCCCGATACCGATGTAGATATCCGGATAGATTCTTATCGCTCTTTCCAGTATTCTTCCTGCTTCATCAACAGAATGCTTCTTAAGCTCATATTCTTCTGCTTCGTTCTCTTCAAAAACATATACAATAATACGGTTAAGCATAATTGGCCCAACAATCGCCTTAAGCCTGGACTGAATGATTTTCTTATATTCACCATACATTTTATCGCCGTATACACCGGCACCAATTTTGTTCTCTATCTTTCTGCTCTTCTTCTGACCCAGCTCAATTGCCATTACATAACCGCTGCCTTTTGGTATTCCAAAGAGCTGACAGTAGTTCTTAAGTTCCTCTGCTCCGCCGTTATAAAGACACAAGGAATTCATAAAACCATTCTCCAGAACAGGAATTATCATTTCCATTCTTTCCTGCTGCTCCAGATTCTTCTGAATATTCTGCTTACGGACGCGTATCTGCTCCAGCGTTATTGTCATGGTCTCCTTCAGTTTTGCTTCCTTAACGGGCTTTAACAGATATTCCACAACCCCCAGTGCTACTGCCTCCACAGCATAATCAAAATAATCAAAGGCAGATATTACAATGAAGCTTACATTGGAATTAGAGGCTTTTATTTGCTTCATCGCCTCTAATCCGTTGATACCCGGCATATTAATATCCATTATTATGATATCCGGATGTAGATTATAGGCTTTTTCTATCGCATCTTTTCCTGAACGTGCACTGCCTACGATTTCTATTTCTTCAAAATTCCTGTTTAGCATATAGATTACAGACTCTGCTGCTATCGGTTCATCATCAACAACTAATACTTTATACATTATTATTAACCTCTTTCGTGGGGTTACATGTCTTCCTCTCTGTTTTTACCAAAAGGCAGCGACAAAATAACTTTTGTTACTCCGTCTTTGCTTATGATATTCATAACATCATAAGCATCGTAAAACAGCCTGAGCCTTTTTAACACATTATCCATTCCAATGCCGGTGGTATGGCCTTTTTGTTTTTCATTTTTTTCATGTTTCCATTTCCGGTTCAGAATCTGCTGAATTGCTTCTTCTGGAAAATGATCGCCGGAATTAGAGACTATAATTACCACTCTCTCTGCTTCTTTTCGCACGCTTAACTCAATGATACCACCCTCTTCCAGTTTGCTGATTCCATGGATATAGGCATTTTCTGTCAGCGGCTGAAGCGTCATTCTTGGAATAATAAAGTTTTTTATGTCCGGGTCTTCCGGGATGTCTGTACGAAATTCGATGAAATCACCAAATCTGGTAGTCAATAAACTCATATATGCCATAACATTGTTCACTTCATCGGACAAAGTCGCATTATAGTCAAGCCCCTTTAAGTTATACCGAAAAATATCTGCAAAGTTTTCCAGGTATTCACAAGTTACACTGTCTCCCTGAAGCATGGCAACCTTCGCTCCGATATTGATAGAATTAAAAATGAAATGTGGATTAACTTGAGATTGCAGTGCCAACAGCTCCGCTTCATGCAGGGCATTTTTCATCTTGAGATTATCATATTTCTCCTGAATCAGTACTCTTTCAAGTCTTTCTTTTTCCTTCAGCTCATTGATATATTTCTTAATACTTCTGGTCATTTTACCAAAAGCCCTGTATAGTACCCTTATCTCACTGCTGGTGCCTTCCTCTGATATATCCACTTCAAAATTACCGGAGGATACTTCCTTTGCATAAGCTGACAGCTTTGTAATGGGTCTTGTGATTTCATAACTGAACAGTACGATCAACACAAGAATCAATGCAAAACTTATACCAAACATGGTATAACTCAGCATCGAACTACTATCTGCTTCTCTTCGAATATCAATATATTTTTCAGCACTGTCACTCAGATCCGTACTCATGATTTCCTTGATATAACTGCCGATGTAATTATATTCTTTTACGGTCTGCTGATATCCGGCTGTGTAATCACTTATTTTACGGTTTCTTTTGTCAACAATGGTTTCATCCAGAATCTTAAGATAATGATCGATCATACCTGTAAGATTAGTTATCCTTACTCCTCGATCCGTATAGTCGGTATCCGCTTTTAGAATACTGTTATTATAACTGATGGAATTGCTGTGATTATAAAAAGACTGAAGACTGTCCGAACTTCTGGTGGATAAATAGACCTCAAGATCATTTTGAATCTCGTCTACTTCTTTGTACAATGCCGTAAGCTCCTGGCTCTTATTCAGCAAATCCGTCATATCCTGCATCAATATTTGGGAGGAGATATAATTATACAAGCCGACCAGTATGGTAATAGCAGTAGCCAGCAGAAAGAAACTGGTAAGTTTGGTGCGATAGGACAGATCTTTTCTTTCCTTGCTGCTAACCTTACCATATACTTTATTTTTTTTAAGAAATATTTTTTTACTTCCTTTAATGCCTTCTTTTCTGCTTCCTTTCCACTCTGCTTTTCTGCCAACTTTATTTTTTACTTTCTCCTCACCTTTGTTACCTGATTTGCCTCTTTCTTTCATTCCTCACCTGCCTGTCCAGCAATCTGATCATTGTAATCAGCCACATTAGAGGCATCTATGGTATAAAGAGGTGTACTCTTGTAGTCACTGATCTGCACACCGTTTAATACCTGAGCCAGCTGTTTCACGGTAAAGTATCCAATCTCATATGCATTGGGACAAACCGTTCCGTACACAACTCCTCTTTCAACATAATCAAGGGTAAGAGGCATACTGCCGTACCCTACAAGCTTGATATCCCCTACCAGATTGTTATCTACCAATACCTGCGCAACACCGGGCGTGCTTTTTTCGTCCAGACATATAATGACATCCGCATCCTTATGTTTTGAAATAATTGAATAGGTCACTTTCTCCGCATCAAACATATTTTGTTTTAAGGTATAGATTTCTTCCAGCTGCACATCATTTACTGAAAAAGCTTCTGTAATACCCTGTATACTTAAGTTTCTGTACAGTATATCTCCTTCTTCTCCGGCTTCATTCATGATAACTACTGCTTTTGCACCATTTCCGACTGCATCTGCTGCCATCTTACCAGCCATAGAGCCGATGGTATAACTGTTCGAGGCTACGGTTGGCACCCCGGATATATTATAACTATCATTCTCATACACCACCAGAGGAATCCCTTTCAGCCTTGCCTCCTCCGCAATCTCACTGGTTCCAATGGCATCAGCAGGTTTTAAGGCAATTCCGTCAACACCGGCATAGATACCTTTCTCAACGGCATCCTGAATCGCTTCACCGTCTTTACCGGTAATCGGTACAAATTCTGTATGAACTTTCATTTCTTCCGAAGCATCCTTTGCTCCATCTTTGAAATTGGTCCAAAAGTATTCGTCCGTATTCTGAACCAGTATCTGTATATGAAAATCGGCATCATTTTTACTGCTGATTGCATCATTGCTCTTATCTTCCCTGAAAAAAAGCTGCCCAAACATCACCAGAAGAAACAGGAGCATGCCAAACAATAAGCCAAATATTCCCCGTAACATTTTCACTTTTGCACCCTTCCTTCTACCTGCTCTTTCACAAGCTGTCCCTTCTCTCAAGTTGCCTGTCTGTTATTCACTTCTGCTCATAATATATGGTTTGAAATCCTCCGTATCCGCACAGAAAGCTCCGGGAAATTGCTTAAGAATTTCATCAAAAACCCCACGGATCAATGTACTGTCTTCTCTAACGGTTACAGTAAATACAGTTACAAACCCATGTTGATTCATAAATGAAATATCCTCTTTATCTCTAAAACCACCTGTCAAACCTTCAAAATCTATACTGTTTTTCTCTCCTATTTCCAGAGCAAGTATATTCAGTTCCTCCCACAAATCCAATTCACCGAGGTTAAGGGGCTGCAAACACTGTGCTATATCTTTCGCTGTGATTTCCTGTTTGCTCATAAAAAACCAATCGGTTATAGCAGCAGTTTTGTTGTTATTTTTATTACTATTGCTTTTTGGTTTATTGCCACTATTCGGTTTAATAATGCCAGCTTTCTTTGTGCTATATTTTGCCTTTTCTTCCTTGCTTGATTTTCCTAAAGCTTCTGTTTTATTCGTTTTCTTTTTTATCATTTTCGTTTCTTCCCTCTCATAATTTCCTTCGCAATAATGCCATTTATATTTTATCCTCATTATACTACTATTCCAATAAAAGAGAAAGTCCTTTCACTTACCGCCAGAAATGGCTTTAGTATCATATTCTCCATTGAGGTTTTTTTTATTTATATGTTATACTATTATTGATACTATAAGTTGTCCTGTAAAATATTAATTCTTCTAGCCTTTCTATAACCGTAAGAGGCAAGCGGATTCAACTTATAGAAACTTTTTATATTTTTTTGTTCAGGAGATCTAAGGAGTGCCTGATCCTTACTTGTTCGGGGCTTAAGGTGTCACTTTGCGGGATGTTTTGTAAGTGCAGTATACCGTAAATTGAAGCATTAAGAACAGTGTGATGGGTTGACAGACACGTCCTAATTTGACGGAGGTAGAAAATGTACTACAAACAATACGGTAATACTGACATGAAAGTATCTGCCATAGGCATGGGTTGTATGCGCTATGACGATGAGGATGTTAAAGCAGAACGCTATGAAAAATGTTCAGAAGTCGTTTTATATGCCCATGAAAAAGGTATAAATTATTTCGATACCGCACCTTTTTATTGTAATGATAAAAGTGAAATGATAACAGGACTTGCACTATCCCAGTTACCCAGAGACAGCTACTACATATCTTCCAAAACCAATCTGGGTACCATCGGCGGAAAAAGTACCCGCGATGCTTTTCGCAGCAGGCTTGAAACTACCTTAAGCAGATTAAAAGTAGATTATCTCGACTTTTATCATCTTTGGTGTGTTCTGAATCTGAATTCTTTCGAAAGCCAGTGTGAGTCTCTCTACGGTTTTTTTGAAGAAGCGAAAAAGGAAGGGCTTATTCGAAACATTGTATTTTCTTCTCACATGCAGGGAAATGAACTCGAGGATGCTGTTGCTGCAGATAAATTCAGGGGAATGTTAATCGGATATAACGCTTTAAACTATCGTTTCCGTCAAACCGGTATTACAGCTGCTTACGAAAAAGGTATGGGTGTAGTAGTAATGAACCCCTTAGGCGGCGGTTTAATTCCTAATAACCCCAAAACCTTTGAATACCTTGCAGAGGGTACTGATCTGACGGTTGCCCAGGCTGCTCTTAACTTTGTGGCATCCCATAAGGAAATCACCATAACCCTTTCCGGCTGTACTACCAAAGAGCATGTAGATGATGCCTGTAAGGCCGTAGAAAATCTGAAAGAGAGACCTGCAAAGGAAATCTTTGAGGAATATGAAAATAAAGGTGTTGCCTTAAATAACCTATGCACCGGTTGCGCTTACTGTAAACACTGTCCAAAAGAGATAGACATTCCTAAATTTATGGATGCCTATAATGAGAAACTTCTCGGAAATAATATGTACAACAGAATTAACTATCATTGGCATATACCTGTAGAAATGGCAGCTGAATGTATCAAATGCGGAAAATGTGAAAAGTTATGTACCCAGCACTTACCCATTATTGACCGTCTGGCTGAAATTTCAAAAGGAGCTTAAGACAGTTCCTTTTGAAATGTTTAACCTATAAAATCCATGGATCACGTTATGGCTAATTAAACCAGTCTGAACGTTGATACATGGATTTTGCTAATTTACTAAATACTTAGGTTTTTCTTTTGGAATATCGCTCAAAAGTATTCTAAGTTAATCCAATAGCTATTTAAAAAAGCTTCACAGTTCAAATTTAAAGAACCCGTCTTACGTTTTGAAGAGGCCGCTGTATCATTTATAAACTTCAAAGTACAGCTTAGAGAAGCTTCTCAATTTCTTTTAACTTACTGACAGCCATATCGTAACCATGACGATAATTCTTTTCAAGGGTATCCAAATCTTTTTCCAAGCTTTCTATTGGGTATTCCGGTCTTAATATTACAGCCTTTCCTTGCTTTTCAAGTTCTTCACAAAATGCAACTGTTTCGTTATACATTTTAGGCCGGTCTCTTAATACCTCTACCATTGCCGGATATTTATTACGCAGCATTCTCATAGCAATCTTACTGTCTTTTCCCAAGGTTCTTTGATAACCCTTTGGTCTTGTCAATATAATAAGATTCTTCTCATTACCGTCAGCAATAGCTTTTCTTATAGGTATGGAATCCGTAAGGCCGCCATCATAATACAAATTTTCTTTCCAATTAATTGCCGGAAAGAACATAGGCATCGCACAGGTGGCCTGTAATACCGTACATTTTTTATCCGTATCTTTGCCATCCAGGTATTCGACCTTTCCGGTATTGGCGTTGGTGACACCTACCACCACTTTTCCGTCGTACTGGTTAAAAGTGTCCCAATCAAAAGGATATAGCTTGTTCGGTATTTCATTGTAAACGAAATCCAGTCCAAAGAGACTTTTGTATTTGATTAAATTTCTTGTTCCTATATATCGTTTGTCTTTTCTGTAATTAAGAAGTATATCCAGGTTCCTGCCTTTCTGCTTGGACACATAGGAATACCCAAAACTTATACCAGCTGAAACACCGATACAGTACGGAAACAGAATTTCATGTTCTAATAAGGCATCCATAATACCAGCACTGAATATAGGGCGGAAGGTTCCACCTTCTAATATAATTCCAGACATTTACGTCACTCCTTTGCTAATAGCATTGTTATCGTTTATCTAAAAGTATAACAGAAGGGCAATCAATTAACAATGTTTGGAATTCACAGTAATTTCTTAAGCAACAGTATAAAAATAGTCTTTCTTACTTTTCTTTTCGTTTATAGCTGCTATTCCCCCGCTCAAAGAAGTCTTCTTCCACCATATATTTACGCAAGGTACAAAAATCATCATGAAAATCCGCCAATATAAGATTGACTTCTTTCTCCTTATATTCTCTATTATATTCAAATTTTTCTGCCAGCACATTTAAAATAATCTTACGCTTCTCCTTTTGAACCGGTATGCTCTTAAGTTTTCCTCTTTCAAAGAAGCTGTTGATAATTTTGTTCCGATATTTCAGCTCTCTTTCCATTTCAGCTTCATTTTCAGTAACCTTACTTAATATCAGTTCCTCCAGGGTATTGCCAAACACTTCCCTATTCACGCGGTAAATCATATAGTATTGCTCTTTCTCTGAGGTTACCAGTCCGCTGTCCATTAGTTTCTTCAAATGAAAAGATACCGTTGGAGGGGTTAGATTAAGCCTTTCTGCCAGAAGTTCTACATACATGGGTTCCTTGACCAGGTTTTTTACAATCTGAAGCCTGGATTTATCAGAGAGGCATTTTAATAATTTGATAACCCGCTCTTCTGTCATTGGTTTGCTCCTTCTAAGCTTTGCAGAAACAGAAGCTTAATAGCAGCAGTTGTTTCAAGTTTAATCGTTTCAATTATTCCGTCTTCT from Anaerocolumna sp. AGMB13020 encodes the following:
- a CDS encoding aldo/keto reductase, whose protein sequence is MYYKQYGNTDMKVSAIGMGCMRYDDEDVKAERYEKCSEVVLYAHEKGINYFDTAPFYCNDKSEMITGLALSQLPRDSYYISSKTNLGTIGGKSTRDAFRSRLETTLSRLKVDYLDFYHLWCVLNLNSFESQCESLYGFFEEAKKEGLIRNIVFSSHMQGNELEDAVAADKFRGMLIGYNALNYRFRQTGITAAYEKGMGVVVMNPLGGGLIPNNPKTFEYLAEGTDLTVAQAALNFVASHKEITITLSGCTTKEHVDDACKAVENLKERPAKEIFEEYENKGVALNNLCTGCAYCKHCPKEIDIPKFMDAYNEKLLGNNMYNRINYHWHIPVEMAAECIKCGKCEKLCTQHLPIIDRLAEISKGA
- a CDS encoding sensor histidine kinase, translating into MKERGKSGNKGEEKVKNKVGRKAEWKGSRKEGIKGSKKIFLKKNKVYGKVSSKERKDLSYRTKLTSFFLLATAITILVGLYNYISSQILMQDMTDLLNKSQELTALYKEVDEIQNDLEVYLSTRSSDSLQSFYNHSNSISYNNSILKADTDYTDRGVRITNLTGMIDHYLKILDETIVDKRNRKISDYTAGYQQTVKEYNYIGSYIKEIMSTDLSDSAEKYIDIRREADSSSMLSYTMFGISFALILVLIVLFSYEITRPITKLSAYAKEVSSGNFEVDISEEGTSSEIRVLYRAFGKMTRSIKKYINELKEKERLERVLIQEKYDNLKMKNALHEAELLALQSQVNPHFIFNSINIGAKVAMLQGDSVTCEYLENFADIFRYNLKGLDYNATLSDEVNNVMAYMSLLTTRFGDFIEFRTDIPEDPDIKNFIIPRMTLQPLTENAYIHGISKLEEGGIIELSVRKEAERVVIIVSNSGDHFPEEAIQQILNRKWKHEKNEKQKGHTTGIGMDNVLKRLRLFYDAYDVMNIISKDGVTKVILSLPFGKNREEDM
- a CDS encoding response regulator transcription factor, yielding MAHILVVEDDADINRILCRYLEKVNYETTAAFSGSEAKLLLSVKTFDLILLDLMLPGINGEELVADIRKSSFIPIMIISAKSALEDKVKLLKSGADDYLVKPFEREEVLARVDALLRRSRDFADKVPGRNEISFKQLTMRPVSREVFVKGNLIGLTSHEYEILYLLLKYPERVFTKEQLYQDIWKSGYYGEDNTINVHISNIRKKIKDFDEDSYIKTVWGIGFKLDTAL
- a CDS encoding DUF2087 domain-containing protein, which encodes MTEERVIKLLKCLSDKSRLQIVKNLVKEPMYVELLAERLNLTPPTVSFHLKKLMDSGLVTSEKEQYYMIYRVNREVFGNTLEELILSKVTENEAEMERELKYRNKIINSFFERGKLKSIPVQKEKRKIILNVLAEKFEYNREYKEKEVNLILADFHDDFCTLRKYMVEEDFFERGNSSYKRKEK
- a CDS encoding response regulator produces the protein MYKVLVVDDEPIAAESVIYMLNRNFEEIEIVGSARSGKDAIEKAYNLHPDIIIMDINMPGINGLEAMKQIKASNSNVSFIVISAFDYFDYAVEAVALGVVEYLLKPVKEAKLKETMTITLEQIRVRKQNIQKNLEQQERMEMIIPVLENGFMNSLCLYNGGAEELKNYCQLFGIPKGSGYVMAIELGQKKSRKIENKIGAGVYGDKMYGEYKKIIQSRLKAIVGPIMLNRIIVYVFEENEAEEYELKKHSVDEAGRILERAIRIYPDIYIGIGRYYSSIEEARKSYQESLFALGVLTGEKESKEAQILHVDDILDRVEYSESDYEEQLDEIYLHAAEQEEEGVLVTFEEVFNRMTRDNSMSFENIKNSMIGLVTGFAARWKNAAGNYYDVLKEIIGTEQKEALYAISRGFLERTVKRLAEGRQLKANTIIEKANRYMEQYFGREISLEEVAREVNLSPYYFSRFYKEEAGINFSDRLTEIRMDKAKELLRKDEYSIKDVCYMTGYMEPNYFSKIFKKVTGVTPTEYKKLFGN
- a CDS encoding sugar ABC transporter substrate-binding protein, translated to MLRGIFGLLFGMLLFLLVMFGQLFFREDKSNDAISSKNDADFHIQILVQNTDEYFWTNFKDGAKDASEEMKVHTEFVPITGKDGEAIQDAVEKGIYAGVDGIALKPADAIGTSEIAEEARLKGIPLVVYENDSYNISGVPTVASNSYTIGSMAGKMAADAVGNGAKAVVIMNEAGEEGDILYRNLSIQGITEAFSVNDVQLEEIYTLKQNMFDAEKVTYSIISKHKDADVIICLDEKSTPGVAQVLVDNNLVGDIKLVGYGSMPLTLDYVERGVVYGTVCPNAYEIGYFTVKQLAQVLNGVQISDYKSTPLYTIDASNVADYNDQIAGQAGEE
- a CDS encoding patatin-like phospholipase family protein gives rise to the protein MSGIILEGGTFRPIFSAGIMDALLEHEILFPYCIGVSAGISFGYSYVSKQKGRNLDILLNYRKDKRYIGTRNLIKYKSLFGLDFVYNEIPNKLYPFDWDTFNQYDGKVVVGVTNANTGKVEYLDGKDTDKKCTVLQATCAMPMFFPAINWKENLYYDGGLTDSIPIRKAIADGNEKNLIILTRPKGYQRTLGKDSKIAMRMLRNKYPAMVEVLRDRPKMYNETVAFCEELEKQGKAVILRPEYPIESLEKDLDTLEKNYRHGYDMAVSKLKEIEKLL
- a CDS encoding sugar ABC transporter substrate-binding protein, encoding MKKRLWGRALSFILGLMVLVSATGCEKRTEKDIRPEKDDKIVVGFSLGTLMEDRWIRDRDIFISKAEQEGIEVIVNNANKDSDLQYEQVKTMLSQGIDVLVIAPNDSVSEAKCVKAAKEEKVPVISYDRLVSNSNVDVYISFDNHQVGQIMAEYLTENVPRGGYIILGGSENDSNSKMLYEGAMSVLQPFIDKGDIEILDQTWIDGWIRESAYDFMREELKSYKDRVKAVICGNDSLAWGVIDALSEAQIAEQVQVTGQDADLVACQRIVTGKQALTVYKPIKDLVEKTVEVCIALKNGDEIQSDGYIDDGNYKIPYIYIGVQAVTKDNIDETVIKDGFHLYEDVYQTE